The DNA segment TGGCGGGCGACAGCATGCGGCTCTGAGCGCTGCTGGGGGAGTATATCATGTACCTGCTGATCACCGACGAGCCGCTCTCGCTCGATGCGCTGACCGCGCGCGTGCGCTAGGACGGCTGCGGGGCCGTGGCGACGTTTCTCGCCGTCGTCTGCGATACGCGCCCAGGGCGCCGCGTGCTGCGCGTCGAGTACCGCATCCCCCGGGCGGCAGGCGAGCAGGCGCTTGCGAAATCGCCGCCGAGATCCGTGAGCGCTGGGGCAGCGAGCACACGGCGCTGGCGCGGCGGCGCGGCTGCCTGTCCCTCGGTGAGCCGGTGCTGGCCGTGGCCGTCGCCGCTCGTCACCGCGCCGCGGCGCTGGTAGCCTGCGCCTTCGCCGTCGAAGGCATCAAACAACGCGTGCCGGTATGGAAGCGCGAGGAGTGGGACGACGGCGCCGTGACTGAAGGCTGGGAGGTCCGGCCGCCGGCCGAGGCTGCGGCCAGCCTGAGTCCGGCGCCGCGCGACGTCAGAGGCGGTGGATGAGCACAGCTCGCCCAACCTCCCGCCGCTACGACGCGCAGGCCACGGTCTACGACCGCCGCACCGCGCTCGACGCGGCGGCCGCGCGATCGATCGCGGCCGCCATCCTGGCGATCGTGGGCGATCGGCGAACGGTCGTGGAGATCGGTGCCGGCACGGGCGAGCTGGGCCGCCGGCTCGCGGCGCGGTCGGGCCGCTACTTCGGCCTCGATCTCTCGCGGCCAATGCTGGCGCGCTTCCGCGCGAAGCTGGGCGCGGGCGCCGCCGGCGTACATCTCATGCAGGCGGAGTGCAACGGCCCCTGGCCGCTGCGCAGCGGCGCCGCGGACGTGGTGATCGCGGTGCGCGTCGTGCATCTGCTCGCCCCGGCTGTGCTCGCTGCAGAGGCGCGGCGTGTCTGCCGGCCGGGCGGTGTGCTGCTGATCGGCCGCGTGCGGCACGACGAGCACGGCCTGAGGGAGCGGCTGCGGCGCGAGCGCCGGCGACTTTTCGCCGAGCGGGGCGTGGGCTTGCCGGGCGCGGAAGCGGGCAGCCGCCGGGTGCTCGCACGTTGTACCGCCGCCGGCGCGACGCCGCTGGGCAAGCATACGCTGGCCGCCTGGACACACGCCGTCAGCGCCGCGGAGGTGATCGCGGGTTGGGACGCGGCCGGCGCCTGGGCGGGCGGCCCGGTTGCTGAGGGGACGCGCGCCGCGGTGCAGGCGGTGCTGCGGGCCTGGGCGCGGGCCGAGTTCGGCACGCTGCAGTACCAGGAACCGTGCCGCGAGTGCTTCCTGCTTGACGGTGTGCGCTTTCCCTGACGGCGCGGCGGATTCGCCACGCGCAAAGGAGTTGAAATGCCGGAGCACCTGTTGAGCCAGCTCGGAAAGGCGCTGGTCGATGGCTCGCTCACCGATGAAGCGCTGCTCGCCGAAACGGCGGCACAGCCGGTAGTCTCCATCCTGCCCGACGCCAATGTCGTCAAGATCGGTGGACAGAGCTTTATCGATCGCGGCCGGGCGGCGGTTTTCCCCCTGTTGGACGAGCTGGTCGAGAACCTGCCGCGGCACAAGCTGATCATCGGCACCGGCGCCGGCACGCGGGCGCGCCACGCCTACAGCGTCGGGCTGGACCTGGGCATGCCCACGGGCGTGCTCAGCATCCTCGGCACCTTCGTGAGCATGCAGAACGCCCGTATGCTGCACTATCTGCTGGCGAAGCACGGCATTCCCTTCATCGAGCCGGCGCAGTTCCCGCAACTGCCGCTCTACCTCGAAGAGCGGCGGGCGGCAATCTTCTTCGGCATGCCGCCCTACATCTACTGGCAGCCAAACCCCGCGGTGGGCCGCATACCCCCGAACCGCACCGATACCGGCGCTTACCTGGTCAGCGAAGTCTTCGGCGCCCGCGCGATGATCTATGTCAAGGACGAGGATGGGCTCTACACGGCCGACCCCAAGAAGGACCCCGCTGCCCGCTTCATTCCGCGCATCAGCGTGGCCGAGCTGGAGGCGCTGGACCTCGACGATGTGGTGGTGGAGCGCAGCGTGCTGGACTTGCTGAAGAGGGCGCAGCATCGCCGTTCGATTCAGGTGATCAACGGCCTCGTGCCGGGCAATCTGACGCGGGCGCTGGCCGGCGAACCGGTCGGCACGATCATCGAGGCCTGATCCGTGCAGGTGAAGGAGCCGGCCATGACCAGCGGTGACTTCGCGGCCGTCAACGGCGCCGCCCTCGATCGGCGCCACCACGTGCAGTCGCTCCTGATGCGCGAGAGCCTGCTGGACAAGCAGGTGATGTCTGCCAGCGAGACGCCGGTGGTGCGCATGTTGCCCGCCTGCCATGTCATCAAGGTCGGCGGCCGCTCGATTCTGGACGGCGGTCGGGCGACGACCTATCCGCTGGTCGAGGCGATCGGCGCGGCGCTGGCCGAGCACCGGCTGATCATCGCCACGGGCGGCGGCGTGCGCAGCCGTCACGTGTTCTCGATCGGCATCGACCTGGGCCTGCCCACGGGTGTGCTGGCGCAGCTCGCCATCGCCGATGCGTTGGGCAACGCGCACATGCTCGGCACGCTGCTGGCGCCCTACGGCGTGGTCGCATCGCCGCCGGACCTGTTCGGCCATCTGCTGCCGCTGTTCGTGCGGGCCGTGCCCGGCATCATCTGCAACGGCGATCCGCCCTTCTCGCTCTGGGAACATCC comes from the Dehalococcoidia bacterium genome and includes:
- a CDS encoding molybdenum cofactor biosynthesis protein MoaE, whose product is MAAEIRERWGSEHTALARRRGCLSLGEPVLAVAVAARHRAAALVACAFAVEGIKQRVPVWKREEWDDGAVTEGWEVRPPAEAAASLSPAPRDVRGGG
- a CDS encoding class I SAM-dependent methyltransferase, whose product is MSTARPTSRRYDAQATVYDRRTALDAAAARSIAAAILAIVGDRRTVVEIGAGTGELGRRLAARSGRYFGLDLSRPMLARFRAKLGAGAAGVHLMQAECNGPWPLRSGAADVVIAVRVVHLLAPAVLAAEARRVCRPGGVLLIGRVRHDEHGLRERLRRERRRLFAERGVGLPGAEAGSRRVLARCTAAGATPLGKHTLAAWTHAVSAAEVIAGWDAAGAWAGGPVAEGTRAAVQAVLRAWARAEFGTLQYQEPCRECFLLDGVRFP
- a CDS encoding uridine kinase; protein product: MPEHLLSQLGKALVDGSLTDEALLAETAAQPVVSILPDANVVKIGGQSFIDRGRAAVFPLLDELVENLPRHKLIIGTGAGTRARHAYSVGLDLGMPTGVLSILGTFVSMQNARMLHYLLAKHGIPFIEPAQFPQLPLYLEERRAAIFFGMPPYIYWQPNPAVGRIPPNRTDTGAYLVSEVFGARAMIYVKDEDGLYTADPKKDPAARFIPRISVAELEALDLDDVVVERSVLDLLKRAQHRRSIQVINGLVPGNLTRALAGEPVGTIIEA
- a CDS encoding uridylate kinase, translated to MTSGDFAAVNGAALDRRHHVQSLLMRESLLDKQVMSASETPVVRMLPACHVIKVGGRSILDGGRATTYPLVEAIGAALAEHRLIIATGGGVRSRHVFSIGIDLGLPTGVLAQLAIADALGNAHMLGTLLAPYGVVASPPDLFGHLLPLFVRAVPGIICNGDPPFSLWEHPPGVGRIPPHRTDAGAFLLAECFGCATITLLKDVDGLYDRDPRQHADAEFIPAITVAELRERKLPTLPFDRVLLDLIERARLVKHVQIVNGLKPQLLAPALRGEHVGTIVRKDATA